The following coding sequences lie in one Syngnathus scovelli strain Florida chromosome 1, RoL_Ssco_1.2, whole genome shotgun sequence genomic window:
- the arhgef11 gene encoding rho guanine nucleotide exchange factor 11 isoform X2 produces the protein MSLRQPTSTLDSPFAAWLSSLTVGDSERKWSAAQQKDPLVDAPNDSAGAGLVQRCVVVQKDQLGFGFTVCGERVKLVQNVRAGGAAVKAGVQEGDRIIKVNGSLVSSMSHQEVVKLIKSGTYVALTLQGPPPSPSSIPAEPNLSGGETPPSPPSLSSTPSQRITRPKPLQDPEVQKHASQILRKMLQQEEMELQALMDERWRNPSPSLEERIESAKRRAHQVRVKLQQDASPMRTESVAQAVAGVQGRLLADSSEGDTEAFESPHSSPSSSPWGLPQQRQRSDTYPLSDWSGRTQIIGPEEEDEDGYAFNEMDGPFQDVELLKSRPAHMTVFLRYVFTQLLDPNPLLFYLSVEAYLSAAPKDARSLALQICGHFLDPDAPLKLKVPVDYLTDIESRFHAQEDIRGPLSELQQQVLPHIQDQLLDYRNKQMMGLGALFGEADLLLLDGDPMKERQVVDKQVTALWEILCKHEEDRSSPLASAVLLYLRHAGVKLRDSKAFLGLGSEKEKWMAFLKAKKPGSAKKEKDGEEKKRNPLLKYIGKPRSTSQSTFHVPLSPTEVRPGSVKNIIQHFENHTEDGGDPSSPSSGVDEDSPSGSKRLARSESLKAQGEGRRRGGASCGDSVPRSRSDVDMEDPAAEDREGTAFRLQHSASSASGSSARSVENATPPYTPRSIRRGTESPLSLLLLLDAAGGGGEEEACEGQNWQETVPHQLLDTLSPREVERQAVIYELFTTEASHLRTLRVLDQVFLQKMRSVLNADELACIFPNLPQVYELHASLCEAMRKRRESLIVQDIGDVMLARFEGAAGEEFEEQASRLCMQQSRALELIKSKQRKDPRFAHIVQECEASRHCRRLQLRDLLVAEMQRLTKYPLLLDNIIKHSEVTSADLPALRRAQACCRGILQAVNEVVRETQHRHHLSKYQRRLDVAPQFKGLDLSTKKMIHEGPLLWKVNKDKQLDIHALLLSDCLLLLQRGPDERLLLRHPSRWLGGGGGGGGGDSPLVNLDSLLVRSVATDNKALYVISTAERQIYELVAGTASEKNTWKDFLEKTIASAASPPVPNHGSAAETLGGASLVEAAGPTHTENAAKTLVDTDAISAARDQSGALHSDDGYAEGVAQAALQDVETLRQLLVLSAHADVWSHAFRSTSNECVHNLSEDQWEAAPCSSAQLRPKAAVADDATTASEQLSPSPAATHGNVFYLAMPAPAGESTTDPTDGGPEAGPQGGPEGGPQGDPSAEAGQSKASWQSHMIKNVDEVFRTIEDLTSKLRRLKDMEGEHRKLLTALRESRREEEDRGSADGKEANPAQPSIQSTGL, from the exons ATGAGTCTCCGGCAGCCCACCTCCACCCTTGACAG CCCATTCGCCGCTTG GCTCAGCAGTCTGACCGTCGGGGATTCGGAACGCAAGTGGTCCGCCGCTCAGCAGAAGGACCCGCTGGTGGACGCCCCCAACGACAGCGCCG GAGCCGGCCTGGTCCAGAGATGCGTGGTGGTGCAGAAGGaccagctgggtttcggcttcaCCGTGTGCGGAGAGCGGGTCAAGCTGGTCCAAAATGTGCGAGCAG gcggagcagccgtcaagGCCggcgtgcaggaaggagaccgaaTCATCAAG GTTAACGGCTCGCTGGTGTCCTCCATGTCTCATCAGGAGGTGGTCAAGCTCATCAAAT CTGGAACCTATGTGGCGCTCACGCTACAAGGACCGCCGCCCTCGCCGTCCTCAATCCCCGCTGAGCCCAACCTCAGCGGTGGGGAGACCCCACCCAGTCCGCCTTCGCTGAGCAGCACCCCCTCCCAAAGAATCACTCGACCCAAACCACTCCAG GACCCGGAGGTGCAGAAGCACGCCTCTCAGATACTCAGGAAGATGCTGCAGCAGGAAGAAATGGAGCTGCAG GCCTTAATGGACGAGCGCTGGCGGAACCCGTCCCCGTCTCTGGAAGAGCGAATCGAAAGCGCCAAGAGGCGAGCTCATCAAGTCCGCGTCAAGCTTCAGCAGGACGCG TCGCCCATGCGGACGGAAAGCGTCGCTCAGGCTGTCGCTGGGGTCCaag GGCGCTTGCTGGCAGACTCGAGCGAGGGCGACACGGAG gcATTTGAGAGTCCCCATTCATCCCCCTCATCTTCCCCGTGGGGCCTTCCACAGCAACGGCAGCGCTCCGACACATACCCCCTCTCTGATTGG AGCGGGAGGACCCAGATCATCGGCCCCGAGGAAGAGGATGAGGACGGGTACGCGTTCAATGAG ATGGACGGGCCCTTCCAGGACGTGGAGCTGCTGAAGTCGCGGCCCGCCCACATGACCGTCTTCCTGAGATACGTCTTCACGCAGCTGCTGGACCCCAACCCGTTG CTTTTCTACCTGTCGGTGGAGGCGTACCTGAGCGCCGCACCCAAAGACGCCCGCTCCCTGGCTCTGCAGATCTGCGGCCATTTCCTCGATCCGGACGCC CCCTTGAAGCTCAAAGTGCCAGTCGACTACCTGACAGACATCG AGAGCCGCTTTCACGCTCAGGAGGACATCCGCGGGCCTCTTTcggagctgcagcagcaggtgcTGCCCCACATCCAGGACCAACTTTTGGACTACAG GAACAAGCAAATGATGGGCCTAGGCGCGCTCTTCGGCGAAGCTGACCTGCTGCTTCTGGACGGAGACCCGATGAAGGAGCGTCAGGTGGTGGACAAGCAGGTCACCGCCCTCTGGGAGATCCT GTGCAAGCACGAGGAAGACAGAAG CTCCCCGCTGGCGTCGGCCGTGCTGCTTTACCTCCGCCACGCCGGCGTCAAGTTGCGAGACTCCAAGGCCTTCCTGGGTTTGGGCAGCGAGAAGGAAAAGTGGATGGCCTTCCTCAAGGCCAAAAAG CCCGGCAGCGCCAAGAAGGAGAAAGATGGCGAGGAGAAAAAGAGGAATCCCCTCCTCAAGTACATCGGCAAACCTCGGAGCACCTCTCAGTCca CATTCCATGTCCCGTTGTCCCCCACCGAAG TGCGTCCAGGAAGCGTCaagaacatcattcagcactttGAGAATCACACCGAAGACGGCGGCGACCCATCCTCGCCGTCCTCCGGCGTGGACGAGGACAG CCCCAGCGGGTCCAAACGTCTGGCGCGCAGCGAGTCTTTAAAAGCTCAGGGAGAAGGGCGGCGGCGGGGCGGGGCCTCGTGCGGCGACTCCGTACCCCGCTCGCGCAGCGACGTGGACATGGAGGACCCCGCGGCCGAGGACAGGGAAGGGACGGCTTTCCGACTGCAGCATAGCGCGTCCTCGGCGTCCGGCAGCTCGGCCAG GTCTGTGGAAAACGCCACGCCGCCCTACACGCCTCGCTCCATCCGCAG GGGCACGGAGTCGCCGCtgagcctgctgctgctgctggacgcCGCCGGCGGTGGCGGCGAGGAAGAGGCCTGCGAGGGTCAGAACTGGCAGGAGACGGTGCCGCATCAGCTCTTGGACACACTCAGCCCGAGGGAGGTGGAGCGCCAGGCCGTCATTTATG AGCTCTTCACAACCGAGGCGTCGCACCTACGCACGCTCCGAGTCCTGGACCAGGTCTTCCTCCAGAAGATGAGGTCTGTTCTCAATGCGGACGAGCTGGCATGCATCTTTCCCAACCTGCCGCAGGTCTACGAGCTGCACG CTAGTCTTTGCGAGGCCATGAGGAAGCGGCGAGAGTCGCTGATTGTTCAAGACATTGGCGATGTCATGCTGGCCAGG TTTGAGGGCGCCGCCGGCGAGGAGTTTGAGGAGCAGGCGTCGCGCTTGTGCATGCAGCAGTCTCGGGCACTGGAGCTGATCAAGAGCAAACAACGCAAAGACCCCCGCTTTGCCCACATCGTCCAG GAGTGCGAGGCCAGCCGCCACTGCCGCCGGCTGCAGCTCCGAGACCTGCTGGTGGCCGAAATGCAACGCTTGACCAAGTACCCGCTTCTTCTGGACAACATCATCAAGCACAGCGAGG TGACCTCCGCCGACCTTCCCGCCCTCCGCCGGGCTCAGGCCTGCTGCCGCGGGATCCTGCAGGCGGTCAACGAGGTGgtcagggagacgcaacaccgtCACCACCTCAGCAAGTACCAGCGCCGACTGGATGTGGCGCCGCAGTTCAAG GGTCTGGATCTGAGCACCAAGAAGATGATCCACGAGGGTCCGCTGCTCTGGAAAGTTAACAAGGACAAGCAGTTAG ACATCCACGCGCTGCTGCTGTCCGactgcctgctgctgctgcagcgcgGACCCGACGAGCGTCTGTTGCTGCGTCACCCGTCCCGCTGGctgggcggtggcggcggcggcggcggaggagacAGCCCGCTGGTCAACTTGGACTCGCTGTTGGTGCGCTCGGTCGCCACAG ACAACAAGGCGCTCTACGTCATCAGCACCGCAGAGAGGCAGATCTACGAGCTGGTGGCGGGGACGGCGTCAGAGAAAAACAC CTGGAAGGATTTTCTGGAAAAGACCATCGCTTCTGCCGCCAGCCCACCCGtgcccaatcacggctcagcggcCGAGAC TCTTGGTGGCGCGTCCCTGGTAGAAGCTGCAGGCCCCACCCACACAG AAAACGCCGCGAAGACGCTCGTTGACACCGACGCCATCTCTGCGGCTCGCGACCAATCCGGAGCGTTGCACAGTGATGACGGGTACGCCGAGGGCGTGGCGCAGGCAGCCCTGCAAGACG TTGAAACGCTGCGTCAGCTCCTGGTACTCAGTGCGCACGCGGACGTGTGGAGCCACGCCTTCCGAAGCACGTCCAACGAATGCGTGCACAATCTGAGCGAAGACCAATGGGAGGCGGCGCCGTGCAGCAGCGCTCAGCTCCGACCAAAAG CGGCTGTCGCGGATGATGCCACAACGGCGTCTGAGCAGTTGTCGCCGAGCCCAGCCGCCACGCACG GAAACGTCTTCTACCTGGCGATGCCCGCCCCCGCGGGCGAGAGCACCACCGACCCGACAGATGGCGGCCCGGAAGCCGGCCCGCAAGGCGGCCCGGAAGGCGGCCCGCAAGGCGACCCGTCGGCGGAGGCGGGCCAGTCGAAGGCGTCGTGGCAGAGTCACATGATCAAAAACGTCGATGAGGTCTTCCGCACCATTGAGGATTTGACCAGCAAGCTGCGCCGGCTCAAG GACATGGAAGGGGAGCACCGCAAACTGCTGACGGCGCTCCGAGAGTCCCGTCGGGAGGAGGAAGACCGTGGCTCGGCGGACG GGAAGGAAGCAAATCCCGCCCAGCCCAGCATtcagtctactggattgtga
- the arhgef11 gene encoding rho guanine nucleotide exchange factor 11 isoform X8 codes for MSLRQPTSTLDSPFAAWLSSLTVGDSERKWSAAQQKDPLVDAPNDSAGAGLVQRCVVVQKDQLGFGFTVCGERVKLVQNVRAGGAAVKAGVQEGDRIIKVNGSLVSSMSHQEVVKLIKSGTYVALTLQGPPPSPSSIPAEPNLSGGETPPSPPSLSSTPSQRITRPKPLQDPEVQKHASQILRKMLQQEEMELQALMDERWRNPSPSLEERIESAKRRAHQVRVKLQQDASPMRTESVAQAVAGVQGRLLADSSEGDTESGRTQIIGPEEEDEDGYAFNEMDGPFQDVELLKSRPAHMTVFLRYVFTQLLDPNPLLFYLSVEAYLSAAPKDARSLALQICGHFLDPDAPLKLKVPVDYLTDIESRFHAQEDIRGPLSELQQQVLPHIQDQLLDYRNKQMMGLGALFGEADLLLLDGDPMKERQVVDKQVTALWEILCKHEEDRSSPLASAVLLYLRHAGVKLRDSKAFLGLGSEKEKWMAFLKAKKPGSAKKEKDGEEKKRNPLLKYIGKPRSTSQSTFHVPLSPTEVRPGSVKNIIQHFENHTEDGGDPSSPSSGVDEDSPSGSKRLARSESLKAQGEGRRRGGASCGDSVPRSRSDVDMEDPAAEDREGTAFRLQHSASSASGSSARSVENATPPYTPRSIRRGTESPLSLLLLLDAAGGGGEEEACEGQNWQETVPHQLLDTLSPREVERQAVIYELFTTEASHLRTLRVLDQVFLQKMRSVLNADELACIFPNLPQVYELHASLCEAMRKRRESLIVQDIGDVMLARFEGAAGEEFEEQASRLCMQQSRALELIKSKQRKDPRFAHIVQECEASRHCRRLQLRDLLVAEMQRLTKYPLLLDNIIKHSEVTSADLPALRRAQACCRGILQAVNEVVRETQHRHHLSKYQRRLDVAPQFKGLDLSTKKMIHEGPLLWKVNKDKQLDIHALLLSDCLLLLQRGPDERLLLRHPSRWLGGGGGGGGGDSPLVNLDSLLVRSVATDNKALYVISTAERQIYELVAGTASEKNTWKDFLEKTIASAASPPVPNHGSAAETLGGASLVEAAGPTHTENAAKTLVDTDAISAARDQSGALHSDDGYAEGVAQAALQDVETLRQLLVLSAHADVWSHAFRSTSNECVHNLSEDQWEAAPCSSAQLRPKAAVADDATTASEQLSPSPAATHGNVFYLAMPAPAGESTTDPTDGGPEAGPQGGPEGGPQGDPSAEAGQSKASWQSHMIKNVDEVFRTIEDLTSKLRRLKDMEGEHRKLLTALRESRREEEDRGSADGKEANPAQPSIQSTGL; via the exons ATGAGTCTCCGGCAGCCCACCTCCACCCTTGACAG CCCATTCGCCGCTTG GCTCAGCAGTCTGACCGTCGGGGATTCGGAACGCAAGTGGTCCGCCGCTCAGCAGAAGGACCCGCTGGTGGACGCCCCCAACGACAGCGCCG GAGCCGGCCTGGTCCAGAGATGCGTGGTGGTGCAGAAGGaccagctgggtttcggcttcaCCGTGTGCGGAGAGCGGGTCAAGCTGGTCCAAAATGTGCGAGCAG gcggagcagccgtcaagGCCggcgtgcaggaaggagaccgaaTCATCAAG GTTAACGGCTCGCTGGTGTCCTCCATGTCTCATCAGGAGGTGGTCAAGCTCATCAAAT CTGGAACCTATGTGGCGCTCACGCTACAAGGACCGCCGCCCTCGCCGTCCTCAATCCCCGCTGAGCCCAACCTCAGCGGTGGGGAGACCCCACCCAGTCCGCCTTCGCTGAGCAGCACCCCCTCCCAAAGAATCACTCGACCCAAACCACTCCAG GACCCGGAGGTGCAGAAGCACGCCTCTCAGATACTCAGGAAGATGCTGCAGCAGGAAGAAATGGAGCTGCAG GCCTTAATGGACGAGCGCTGGCGGAACCCGTCCCCGTCTCTGGAAGAGCGAATCGAAAGCGCCAAGAGGCGAGCTCATCAAGTCCGCGTCAAGCTTCAGCAGGACGCG TCGCCCATGCGGACGGAAAGCGTCGCTCAGGCTGTCGCTGGGGTCCaag GGCGCTTGCTGGCAGACTCGAGCGAGGGCGACACGGAG AGCGGGAGGACCCAGATCATCGGCCCCGAGGAAGAGGATGAGGACGGGTACGCGTTCAATGAG ATGGACGGGCCCTTCCAGGACGTGGAGCTGCTGAAGTCGCGGCCCGCCCACATGACCGTCTTCCTGAGATACGTCTTCACGCAGCTGCTGGACCCCAACCCGTTG CTTTTCTACCTGTCGGTGGAGGCGTACCTGAGCGCCGCACCCAAAGACGCCCGCTCCCTGGCTCTGCAGATCTGCGGCCATTTCCTCGATCCGGACGCC CCCTTGAAGCTCAAAGTGCCAGTCGACTACCTGACAGACATCG AGAGCCGCTTTCACGCTCAGGAGGACATCCGCGGGCCTCTTTcggagctgcagcagcaggtgcTGCCCCACATCCAGGACCAACTTTTGGACTACAG GAACAAGCAAATGATGGGCCTAGGCGCGCTCTTCGGCGAAGCTGACCTGCTGCTTCTGGACGGAGACCCGATGAAGGAGCGTCAGGTGGTGGACAAGCAGGTCACCGCCCTCTGGGAGATCCT GTGCAAGCACGAGGAAGACAGAAG CTCCCCGCTGGCGTCGGCCGTGCTGCTTTACCTCCGCCACGCCGGCGTCAAGTTGCGAGACTCCAAGGCCTTCCTGGGTTTGGGCAGCGAGAAGGAAAAGTGGATGGCCTTCCTCAAGGCCAAAAAG CCCGGCAGCGCCAAGAAGGAGAAAGATGGCGAGGAGAAAAAGAGGAATCCCCTCCTCAAGTACATCGGCAAACCTCGGAGCACCTCTCAGTCca CATTCCATGTCCCGTTGTCCCCCACCGAAG TGCGTCCAGGAAGCGTCaagaacatcattcagcactttGAGAATCACACCGAAGACGGCGGCGACCCATCCTCGCCGTCCTCCGGCGTGGACGAGGACAG CCCCAGCGGGTCCAAACGTCTGGCGCGCAGCGAGTCTTTAAAAGCTCAGGGAGAAGGGCGGCGGCGGGGCGGGGCCTCGTGCGGCGACTCCGTACCCCGCTCGCGCAGCGACGTGGACATGGAGGACCCCGCGGCCGAGGACAGGGAAGGGACGGCTTTCCGACTGCAGCATAGCGCGTCCTCGGCGTCCGGCAGCTCGGCCAG GTCTGTGGAAAACGCCACGCCGCCCTACACGCCTCGCTCCATCCGCAG GGGCACGGAGTCGCCGCtgagcctgctgctgctgctggacgcCGCCGGCGGTGGCGGCGAGGAAGAGGCCTGCGAGGGTCAGAACTGGCAGGAGACGGTGCCGCATCAGCTCTTGGACACACTCAGCCCGAGGGAGGTGGAGCGCCAGGCCGTCATTTATG AGCTCTTCACAACCGAGGCGTCGCACCTACGCACGCTCCGAGTCCTGGACCAGGTCTTCCTCCAGAAGATGAGGTCTGTTCTCAATGCGGACGAGCTGGCATGCATCTTTCCCAACCTGCCGCAGGTCTACGAGCTGCACG CTAGTCTTTGCGAGGCCATGAGGAAGCGGCGAGAGTCGCTGATTGTTCAAGACATTGGCGATGTCATGCTGGCCAGG TTTGAGGGCGCCGCCGGCGAGGAGTTTGAGGAGCAGGCGTCGCGCTTGTGCATGCAGCAGTCTCGGGCACTGGAGCTGATCAAGAGCAAACAACGCAAAGACCCCCGCTTTGCCCACATCGTCCAG GAGTGCGAGGCCAGCCGCCACTGCCGCCGGCTGCAGCTCCGAGACCTGCTGGTGGCCGAAATGCAACGCTTGACCAAGTACCCGCTTCTTCTGGACAACATCATCAAGCACAGCGAGG TGACCTCCGCCGACCTTCCCGCCCTCCGCCGGGCTCAGGCCTGCTGCCGCGGGATCCTGCAGGCGGTCAACGAGGTGgtcagggagacgcaacaccgtCACCACCTCAGCAAGTACCAGCGCCGACTGGATGTGGCGCCGCAGTTCAAG GGTCTGGATCTGAGCACCAAGAAGATGATCCACGAGGGTCCGCTGCTCTGGAAAGTTAACAAGGACAAGCAGTTAG ACATCCACGCGCTGCTGCTGTCCGactgcctgctgctgctgcagcgcgGACCCGACGAGCGTCTGTTGCTGCGTCACCCGTCCCGCTGGctgggcggtggcggcggcggcggcggaggagacAGCCCGCTGGTCAACTTGGACTCGCTGTTGGTGCGCTCGGTCGCCACAG ACAACAAGGCGCTCTACGTCATCAGCACCGCAGAGAGGCAGATCTACGAGCTGGTGGCGGGGACGGCGTCAGAGAAAAACAC CTGGAAGGATTTTCTGGAAAAGACCATCGCTTCTGCCGCCAGCCCACCCGtgcccaatcacggctcagcggcCGAGAC TCTTGGTGGCGCGTCCCTGGTAGAAGCTGCAGGCCCCACCCACACAG AAAACGCCGCGAAGACGCTCGTTGACACCGACGCCATCTCTGCGGCTCGCGACCAATCCGGAGCGTTGCACAGTGATGACGGGTACGCCGAGGGCGTGGCGCAGGCAGCCCTGCAAGACG TTGAAACGCTGCGTCAGCTCCTGGTACTCAGTGCGCACGCGGACGTGTGGAGCCACGCCTTCCGAAGCACGTCCAACGAATGCGTGCACAATCTGAGCGAAGACCAATGGGAGGCGGCGCCGTGCAGCAGCGCTCAGCTCCGACCAAAAG CGGCTGTCGCGGATGATGCCACAACGGCGTCTGAGCAGTTGTCGCCGAGCCCAGCCGCCACGCACG GAAACGTCTTCTACCTGGCGATGCCCGCCCCCGCGGGCGAGAGCACCACCGACCCGACAGATGGCGGCCCGGAAGCCGGCCCGCAAGGCGGCCCGGAAGGCGGCCCGCAAGGCGACCCGTCGGCGGAGGCGGGCCAGTCGAAGGCGTCGTGGCAGAGTCACATGATCAAAAACGTCGATGAGGTCTTCCGCACCATTGAGGATTTGACCAGCAAGCTGCGCCGGCTCAAG GACATGGAAGGGGAGCACCGCAAACTGCTGACGGCGCTCCGAGAGTCCCGTCGGGAGGAGGAAGACCGTGGCTCGGCGGACG GGAAGGAAGCAAATCCCGCCCAGCCCAGCATtcagtctactggattgtga